A stretch of the Clostridium fungisolvens genome encodes the following:
- a CDS encoding glycosyl hydrolase family 8 → MKKKILLIILIVFIIIGTTAVINIRYLVPIKLNKQWSTPKITKEEELTLNFLNNKMTDSKNGIYTNYIDQPSSKDITKGHAVLSESEGLIMLYAVEQGDKELFDKHCNIVMKQMLLKSNSVAWRIDQGTLAETSATIDDFRIIKALIYGYDRWKEFDYRKYAIKISDSILKNNITTNVPVDFKDSYGKSKSVTICYLDVNTMGILKSIDRRWMDKYNESRQLIGKAYISNTLPLYKNTYDVNKKGFVEQKDADTLLSLITSLYLKQDGGDITTTVNWVKERLVTDGALYAMYDINTGKPSTDIRSTAIYSVAAMIAKQSGDTELYNLLIKKLLEFQVVDKNNEIYGAFGNAETKEVYSFDNLNAVLAMQK, encoded by the coding sequence ATGAAAAAGAAGATACTACTAATTATTCTGATTGTTTTTATAATTATTGGAACAACCGCGGTAATCAATATTAGATACTTGGTTCCAATAAAGCTTAATAAACAATGGTCAACTCCCAAAATTACTAAAGAGGAAGAATTAACGCTAAACTTCCTTAATAATAAAATGACTGATTCTAAAAATGGTATATATACTAATTACATAGATCAACCAAGTTCCAAGGATATTACAAAAGGACACGCAGTGCTTTCTGAATCAGAAGGGCTAATTATGTTGTATGCTGTAGAGCAAGGTGATAAGGAGCTGTTTGATAAACATTGCAATATAGTGATGAAGCAAATGCTTCTTAAAAGTAATTCTGTTGCATGGAGAATAGATCAAGGAACTCTAGCAGAAACATCAGCCACTATAGATGATTTTAGAATAATAAAAGCTTTAATATATGGGTATGATCGATGGAAAGAATTTGATTATAGAAAATATGCAATAAAGATATCCGATTCAATCTTAAAGAACAATATAACCACTAATGTTCCTGTTGATTTTAAAGATAGTTATGGAAAAAGCAAATCAGTTACTATATGTTATCTTGATGTAAATACCATGGGGATACTTAAAAGTATAGATAGAAGATGGATGGATAAATATAATGAGTCTAGACAGCTTATAGGTAAAGCATATATATCAAATACTTTACCATTATATAAAAATACCTATGATGTTAACAAAAAAGGATTTGTAGAACAAAAAGATGCCGATACACTTTTATCACTTATAACTTCCTTATATCTTAAGCAAGATGGAGGAGACATAACAACCACTGTTAATTGGGTAAAAGAAAGATTAGTTACAGATGGTGCTCTATATGCTATGTATGATATAAACACAGGAAAGCCGTCTACAGACATCAGATCAACGGCTATATATTCTGTTGCGGCTATGATCGCAAAGCAGTCAGGAGACACAGAATTGTATAATCTTCTTATTAAAAAACTGTTAGAATTCCAAGTAGTAGATAAGAATAATGAGATTTATGGTGCTTTTGGTAATGCTGAAACAAAGGAAGTATACTCATTTGATAATTTAAATGCAGTTTTAGCTATGCAGAAGTAA
- the polA gene encoding DNA polymerase I: MKRLLILDGNSLLNRAFYAIPLLSTNEGIYTNAVYGFTNMLIKMREDFKPDYIVSTFDRKAPTFRHVEYQDYKAGRKKMPPELAAQFPIVKEMLNLFSISIYEMDGYEADDLIGSLAKFAEKNEIEVYIVTGDKDALQLASDNINVVITKKGITEREIYTRTRMIEEMGVTPTQFIDVKGLMGDQSDNIPGVPGIGEKTAFKLIQTYGSVESVLENVEEISGKKVKENLIQYSEQAIFSKRLATINTEVPIEFDLDEIRSNENYDKEGLRKLFFKLQMKTLLDKLPEAAIEDGDSVDTDIEFESITNNDQLKLALEALEKEVYFTFNLDGISKYSLINIKSIFISDGNKNYEIVFEGINNEEGISIIRKFFEDDNVKKISHDVKNFLTALRKLDIEMKGLVFDTALAAYLIDSSKGTYPLLTLVNEYVGEDPKGDDTVMNMKLCFHMKKLYSYLKTKIEEAGMEKLLYEVELPLTLVLSSMEEYGFKVNSKILDELSVKFKNEIEESQKTIYELADEEFNINSPKQLGKILFEKLDLPVVKKTKTGYSTNAEVLEKLSDKHPIIDKITYFRQLTKIYSTYIEGLKAVIDEDGCIHSNFNQTVTTTGRLSSTEPNLQNIPIKYEMGREIRKVFIPREKDDVILSADYSQIELRVLAHIANDENMIDAFKHDIDIHTKTASEVFKTPLDEVTKLMRSRAKAVNFGIVYGISDFSLSQDLHITKKEAKEYMDIYFERYPKIREFMDNIVKEAGKDGYVTTILNRRRFIPEITASNKIVKSLGERLAMNAPIQGSAADIIKMAMVSVYNTLKEKKMKSKLILQVHDELIINVVPEELEQIKTIIKEEMESAVSLNVPLEVDINIGESWYDAK; encoded by the coding sequence ATGAAACGTTTATTGATATTGGACGGTAATAGTTTACTTAATAGAGCATTTTATGCAATTCCTCTTTTATCTACAAATGAAGGCATATATACAAATGCAGTTTATGGATTTACAAATATGCTTATTAAGATGAGAGAAGATTTTAAACCAGACTACATAGTATCTACTTTTGATAGGAAGGCACCGACCTTTAGACATGTAGAATACCAAGATTATAAGGCTGGAAGAAAGAAAATGCCTCCAGAGCTTGCAGCACAGTTTCCGATAGTTAAAGAAATGCTTAACCTATTTAGCATAAGTATTTATGAAATGGATGGTTATGAAGCAGATGATTTAATCGGAAGTTTGGCTAAGTTTGCAGAAAAGAATGAGATAGAAGTTTATATAGTAACTGGAGATAAAGATGCTCTTCAGCTTGCGTCAGATAATATAAATGTAGTAATAACTAAAAAGGGAATTACTGAGAGAGAAATATACACAAGAACTAGAATGATAGAAGAGATGGGGGTTACTCCAACTCAGTTTATTGATGTTAAGGGCCTTATGGGAGATCAGTCAGATAATATACCAGGTGTTCCAGGTATAGGTGAAAAGACTGCATTTAAGCTTATCCAAACCTACGGTAGTGTTGAGAGTGTATTAGAAAATGTAGAAGAGATAAGTGGTAAAAAGGTTAAAGAAAACCTAATACAGTACAGTGAACAGGCAATATTCTCAAAGAGATTGGCTACTATAAATACTGAAGTTCCAATCGAATTTGATTTAGATGAGATAAGATCTAATGAAAACTATGATAAAGAAGGTCTTAGAAAGTTATTCTTTAAACTACAAATGAAAACTCTGCTTGATAAGTTGCCAGAAGCTGCAATTGAAGACGGAGATTCGGTAGATACAGATATCGAATTTGAGAGCATAACTAATAATGATCAGTTAAAGTTGGCTTTAGAAGCTTTAGAGAAAGAAGTTTACTTCACTTTTAATTTAGATGGAATAAGTAAGTATTCGTTGATTAACATAAAGAGCATATTTATATCAGATGGAAACAAAAATTATGAGATAGTTTTTGAAGGTATTAATAATGAAGAGGGAATAAGCATTATAAGAAAATTCTTTGAAGATGATAATGTTAAGAAAATAAGCCATGACGTAAAGAATTTCTTAACTGCTCTTAGAAAGCTAGATATAGAAATGAAGGGGCTTGTATTTGATACTGCCCTAGCTGCTTACTTAATTGATTCATCAAAAGGTACTTATCCACTTTTAACTTTAGTGAATGAGTATGTAGGAGAAGACCCTAAAGGTGATGATACTGTAATGAATATGAAGCTATGTTTTCATATGAAAAAGCTATATTCATATCTTAAGACTAAAATTGAAGAAGCAGGCATGGAAAAATTATTATATGAAGTTGAGCTTCCATTAACCTTAGTACTTTCTTCTATGGAAGAGTATGGTTTTAAGGTTAACTCTAAAATACTAGATGAACTATCAGTGAAGTTTAAAAATGAAATAGAAGAAAGTCAAAAGACTATATATGAACTTGCAGATGAAGAATTTAATATAAATTCACCTAAGCAATTAGGAAAGATTTTATTTGAAAAGCTTGATTTACCAGTGGTTAAAAAGACTAAGACTGGATATTCAACAAACGCAGAGGTGCTAGAAAAGTTATCCGATAAACACCCTATAATAGATAAGATAACTTACTTTAGACAGTTAACAAAGATATACTCAACATATATAGAAGGTTTAAAGGCAGTTATTGATGAGGATGGATGTATACATTCTAACTTTAATCAAACCGTAACTACAACTGGAAGACTTTCATCCACAGAACCTAATCTTCAAAATATACCTATAAAATATGAGATGGGTAGAGAGATTAGAAAAGTATTTATTCCTAGAGAAAAAGATGATGTGATACTTTCAGCCGATTATTCTCAAATTGAACTTAGAGTTTTAGCTCATATTGCAAATGATGAGAATATGATCGATGCCTTCAAACATGATATAGATATTCATACAAAAACAGCTTCGGAAGTATTTAAAACTCCGTTAGATGAAGTTACAAAACTAATGAGGAGCAGAGCTAAGGCTGTTAATTTTGGAATAGTGTACGGTATAAGTGATTTTAGTCTTTCACAAGATCTCCATATAACAAAAAAAGAAGCTAAAGAATATATGGATATATACTTTGAAAGATATCCAAAGATCAGAGAGTTTATGGATAACATAGTTAAAGAAGCAGGAAAAGATGGATATGTTACAACTATATTAAATAGAAGAAGGTTTATACCTGAGATAACTGCTTCTAACAAGATAGTAAAATCCTTAGGTGAGAGATTGGCTATGAATGCACCTATTCAAGGAAGTGCTGCAGATATAATAAAGATGGCTATGGTAAGTGTATATAATACATTAAAAGAGAAAAAGATGAAAAGTAAATTAATACTTCAGGTACACGACGAACTTATTATAAACGTAGTGCCAGAAGAGCTAGAGCAAATAAAAACAATTATTAAAGAAGAGATGGAAAGTGCAGTAAGTCTTAATGTTCCACTTGAAGTTGATATTAATATAGGTGAAAGTTGGTATGATGCTAAATAA
- a CDS encoding sensor histidine kinase, translating into MNENKWQLDFLYLNHEKILKTILVFGVLFVLFFISFNINSSIVIYLINIIIIMICFELMIILYTTTKLADSRFLLFSYVIFFIIGLLNVMNITLQISSGSNVQQYYNIVLQNMDICSLAESIYIHLAVNTIDKKYSYRKLIWIHVFSLLVIISIFYMLSTIGIFRNSIEYITQGIGILILIEPMLKLRKFSYKNNNEFNFFIIYVYTIGFSFILHLLYLVLDVQILFFLFNIIRLGAYLIMGAGLLDKFLEKPYKTIFNDIYWHNMQLEEFNKRIYLKNMTMAKIRESIERRENDYKKLFDGMPLPMVIINNSTNRIMFANNQFIKMFNIVHLKDIINKSIKSIVYKNESTVVYKDDCINYDGISEINGEVAYFEIRQFYINNNEDESILILSNVTEKIKFENMKESINQKRLEEKMRRTFLSTISHDLKTPINVIYSATQLYKYLLENDDFEMIRKYNLINKDNCMTLIRLANNIIDTSKIDFDYLKPQMSRYNIVDIIEETIQHLVEYARDKNLELIFDTEEEEIFVLCDRNFIERIILNLISNSIKYSDEGEINVYLRCDELLVAIEVSDQGRGISSEYMKSAFGKFNSKDRSKITTNQSSGLGLYVVKNLVELQGGQVSIESGKSKGTKVVIKFTRELV; encoded by the coding sequence ATGAATGAAAATAAATGGCAGTTAGATTTTCTATATTTAAACCACGAAAAGATTCTAAAAACCATACTTGTATTTGGCGTACTATTTGTTCTTTTCTTTATTTCTTTTAATATAAACTCTAGCATAGTAATATATCTAATAAATATAATAATTATAATGATATGTTTTGAACTTATGATAATTTTATATACAACTACTAAATTGGCAGATTCTAGGTTTTTACTATTCTCTTACGTTATATTCTTTATAATAGGATTGTTAAACGTTATGAATATAACTTTGCAAATATCTAGTGGTAGCAATGTTCAACAATATTACAATATTGTACTGCAGAATATGGACATATGTAGCTTGGCGGAAAGTATCTATATACATCTTGCTGTTAATACGATAGATAAGAAATACAGTTATAGAAAGCTTATATGGATTCATGTATTTTCACTACTTGTAATAATATCAATCTTTTATATGTTGAGTACAATTGGAATCTTTAGAAATAGTATTGAGTACATAACTCAGGGGATAGGTATATTAATCTTGATAGAGCCTATGTTGAAGCTTAGAAAATTTAGTTATAAGAACAATAATGAATTCAACTTCTTTATTATTTATGTGTATACTATAGGCTTTTCCTTTATTTTGCATTTATTGTATTTAGTTTTGGATGTGCAGATTCTTTTCTTCTTATTTAATATAATTAGATTAGGAGCATACTTAATTATGGGGGCTGGCTTATTAGATAAGTTTTTAGAAAAGCCTTATAAAACTATATTTAATGATATTTATTGGCACAATATGCAATTAGAAGAATTTAATAAAAGAATTTATTTAAAAAATATGACTATGGCAAAGATAAGAGAAAGTATTGAAAGAAGAGAAAATGATTATAAAAAGCTTTTTGATGGAATGCCATTGCCAATGGTGATTATTAATAATTCTACTAATAGAATAATGTTTGCAAACAATCAATTTATAAAAATGTTCAATATTGTGCATTTGAAGGATATTATAAACAAAAGTATAAAATCTATTGTGTATAAAAACGAAAGCACTGTTGTCTATAAAGATGATTGTATAAATTATGATGGTATTAGTGAGATTAATGGAGAAGTGGCATATTTTGAAATAAGGCAATTTTATATAAATAATAATGAAGATGAGTCAATTTTAATATTAAGTAATGTGACAGAAAAGATAAAATTTGAAAATATGAAAGAAAGTATTAACCAAAAGAGATTGGAAGAGAAGATGAGAAGGACTTTTCTCTCAACTATCTCCCATGATTTGAAAACTCCAATAAATGTAATATATAGTGCAACACAGCTTTATAAATATTTATTAGAAAATGATGATTTTGAAATGATAAGAAAATATAATCTTATAAATAAAGATAATTGCATGACTCTTATTAGGTTGGCTAACAACATAATTGATACATCAAAGATAGATTTTGATTATTTAAAGCCTCAAATGTCAAGATATAATATTGTGGATATAATAGAAGAAACAATACAACATCTGGTAGAATATGCGCGAGATAAAAATCTTGAACTTATTTTTGATACAGAAGAAGAAGAGATTTTTGTACTTTGTGATAGAAACTTCATAGAAAGAATCATATTAAATCTAATATCAAATTCAATAAAATATTCTGACGAAGGTGAAATAAATGTATATCTAAGATGTGATGAACTTTTAGTAGCCATTGAAGTTTCGGATCAAGGGAGAGGAATTAGCAGTGAGTATATGAAGAGTGCTTTTGGAAAATTCAATTCTAAAGACCGAAGTAAAATAACTACAAATCAAAGCTCTGGACTGGGGTTATATGTAGTAAAGAATTTAGTGGAATTGCAAGGTGGACAAGTTTCTATTGAAAGTGGCAAGAGTAAAGGAACAAAAGTTGTAATAAAGTTTACGAGGGAGTTAGTTTAA
- a CDS encoding tetratricopeptide repeat protein: MDYINLAEKAYSQGQLLKALNHYMEASRQENYSNIEVLINIGLIYDELGLRDQAIETYEDIIKKDKLEERAYYGLGVIYDDREQYDKAISYYKKALEINPLYGKACFFLANAYDSLGDKESTIEYYLRFIEINPYDFWGYTNLGSTYEELGKYDLAFKMFSKALELDRQNYLALFNMGVIYTRLNIIDKAENYYRRSIKINREYPYGYLNLAILYKDRNDIELGIDVLSKGIESNKECEFLYYNRSCFLSRLNRIDEAARDLIKAVELYPGFIKYINEDDELEVTRNSKLYKDFYVTR; this comes from the coding sequence ATGGATTACATAAACTTAGCAGAGAAAGCATATAGCCAAGGGCAACTTTTGAAGGCCTTAAATCACTATATGGAAGCCAGTAGACAAGAAAATTATTCTAATATAGAAGTGTTGATTAATATCGGATTAATATATGATGAGCTAGGCTTGCGGGATCAGGCTATAGAGACATATGAAGATATAATAAAAAAGGATAAATTAGAAGAAAGAGCTTACTATGGTCTAGGTGTTATCTATGATGATAGAGAACAATATGATAAAGCTATTTCATATTATAAAAAAGCTCTAGAAATTAATCCTTTATATGGAAAAGCCTGTTTTTTCTTAGCAAATGCATATGATAGCTTGGGAGATAAGGAAAGTACAATAGAATATTATCTAAGATTTATAGAAATAAACCCATACGACTTCTGGGGATATACAAACTTAGGATCAACTTATGAGGAGTTAGGAAAATATGATTTGGCATTCAAAATGTTTAGTAAGGCTTTAGAACTAGATAGGCAGAATTATTTGGCTTTATTTAATATGGGAGTAATCTATACAAGACTCAACATAATTGATAAAGCAGAAAATTATTATAGAAGGTCTATTAAGATAAACAGAGAATACCCTTACGGATATTTAAACCTAGCCATACTTTATAAGGATAGAAATGATATTGAATTAGGTATAGATGTCTTATCAAAAGGAATTGAAAGCAATAAAGAATGCGAGTTTCTTTATTATAATAGAAGCTGTTTTTTATCACGTCTAAATAGAATAGATGAAGCTGCTAGAGATTTGATAAAAGCAGTAGAGCTTTACCCAGGGTTTATCAAATATATAAATGAAGATGATGAACTTGAAGTTACGAGGAATAGCAAATTATATAAGGATTTTTATGTCACAAGATAA
- a CDS encoding lytic transglycosylase domain-containing protein — translation MKLRKYIVFFVVIAIILLGFRWCVYNLMYPYKYKDVIKKYSVEYNLDPLLVLSVIKAESNFNTNAHSFKDAHGLMQVTDSTAKWAAKEMNITYSDPSQLLDPQYNINMGSWYLRNLRDEFQDMDLVIAAYNGGRGNVNKWLNDSRYSNDGKSLKYIPFKETDKYLKKVKVNYNIYKFLYN, via the coding sequence ATGAAATTAAGAAAATACATTGTATTTTTTGTTGTTATAGCCATAATACTATTGGGCTTTAGATGGTGTGTTTATAATTTAATGTATCCATATAAATATAAAGATGTTATTAAGAAGTACAGTGTAGAATATAACTTGGATCCATTATTAGTATTGTCTGTTATAAAGGCAGAAAGTAATTTTAATACAAATGCACACTCATTTAAAGATGCACATGGACTTATGCAAGTAACTGACAGTACAGCTAAGTGGGCTGCAAAAGAAATGAATATTACTTATTCTGATCCTTCACAGTTACTAGATCCTCAGTACAATATAAATATGGGGTCGTGGTATCTAAGAAATTTAAGAGATGAATTTCAGGATATGGATTTAGTAATTGCGGCTTACAATGGAGGACGTGGAAATGTAAATAAGTGGCTCAATGATAGTAGATACTCAAATGATGGAAAGTCATTGAAATATATACCCTTTAAGGAAACAGATAAATACTTAAAGAAAGTTAAAGTAAATTATAATATTTACAAATTTTTATATAATTAA
- the coaE gene encoding dephospho-CoA kinase (Dephospho-CoA kinase (CoaE) performs the final step in coenzyme A biosynthesis.) — protein MIKVGLTGGIGTGKSTVSKILLESGFCIIDADQIAKDVLSKYPEILIKVRDDFGDGFFDWRGEFRRKEFGNHIFRFPKQRIKYENIIMPYIIKEINDSFDAYNKKGAGIVILDAPTLIENNMHEEMDFVILVWSDSNAQLSRLKLRDKLSQSEALNRINAQLPLDRKKEYANFIIDNSTSLIKTKEQVDDMIEILNLYK, from the coding sequence ATGATTAAGGTTGGGTTAACTGGGGGAATTGGTACTGGTAAGAGTACAGTTTCTAAGATACTTCTAGAATCAGGTTTTTGCATTATAGATGCTGATCAAATTGCAAAGGATGTACTTTCAAAATATCCAGAAATACTTATAAAGGTAAGAGATGACTTTGGAGATGGATTTTTTGATTGGAGAGGTGAATTTAGAAGGAAAGAGTTTGGCAATCATATATTCAGATTTCCTAAGCAAAGAATCAAATATGAAAATATAATAATGCCTTATATCATAAAAGAGATAAATGATTCATTTGATGCATACAATAAGAAAGGTGCTGGAATTGTGATTTTAGATGCTCCAACATTAATCGAAAACAACATGCATGAAGAGATGGACTTTGTTATATTAGTTTGGTCTGATAGTAACGCACAGCTTTCAAGATTAAAGCTTAGAGATAAATTGAGTCAGAGTGAAGCTTTGAATAGGATAAATGCACAATTACCTTTAGATAGAAAAAAGGAATATGCAAATTTTATAATAGATAATAGCACCAGCTTGATAAAGACTAAAGAACAAGTAGATGATATGATAGAAATATTAAACCTTTATAAGTAA
- a CDS encoding spore coat protein yields MISTILEGIGKKDTVMNDEVIVSNMLAGAKGAANAYLNATLASPTPELRAMYASSLSQVLNGHAAISELAVKRGWEQPYAPTTEQLSDAFKKSEDVIDRD; encoded by the coding sequence ATGATATCAACTATTTTAGAAGGAATAGGTAAGAAAGATACAGTTATGAATGATGAAGTTATAGTTAGTAATATGTTAGCAGGTGCAAAGGGTGCTGCTAATGCATATCTTAATGCTACATTGGCAAGTCCTACACCAGAATTAAGAGCGATGTATGCATCAAGTCTAAGCCAAGTTCTTAATGGGCATGCAGCAATTTCAGAATTAGCTGTTAAACGTGGATGGGAACAACCATATGCACCAACAACTGAACAGCTCTCTGATGCTTTTAAAAAATCAGAAGACGTTATTGATAGAGATTAG
- a CDS encoding protein kinase, whose product MARNIDYSVEFTDEIESEFKNAEFLGEGHNGIVYSLPGNKIIKIFREKKVCDEETDILLKVKGSKFFPVIHNCGELYIVRDYVGGERLDKYIKDNGLNKEICKSLLNMTNEFIKLGFSRIDIRCKDIYVQEDMSVVIIDPKNNYTKKVNYPRHLMKGLFNLDALEVFFENISQLDREKYILWKYKMGKYIKLGIK is encoded by the coding sequence TTGGCCAGAAATATTGACTATAGCGTTGAGTTTACTGATGAGATAGAAAGTGAATTTAAGAATGCAGAATTTTTAGGGGAAGGGCATAATGGGATAGTATATAGCTTGCCTGGTAACAAGATAATAAAGATATTTAGAGAAAAAAAGGTTTGCGATGAGGAGACTGATATATTATTAAAAGTAAAGGGGTCGAAGTTTTTTCCTGTTATACATAATTGTGGAGAATTATATATAGTAAGAGACTATGTTGGTGGAGAAAGGTTGGATAAGTATATCAAGGATAACGGGCTTAACAAGGAAATATGTAAGTCATTACTCAATATGACTAACGAATTTATAAAGCTTGGTTTTTCTAGGATAGATATAAGATGCAAGGATATTTATGTACAAGAAGACATGTCAGTGGTTATAATTGATCCTAAAAATAATTATACAAAAAAAGTAAACTATCCTCGCCATTTAATGAAAGGACTCTTTAATTTAGATGCATTAGAAGTTTTTTTTGAAAATATAAGTCAGTTAGATAGGGAAAAATATATATTGTGGAAATATAAGATGGGTAAGTATATAAAACTAGGTATAAAGTAA
- a CDS encoding alpha/beta-type small acid-soluble spore protein codes for MSNRSNRVLVPEAKEALNKFKMESSREVGVSLKEGYNGDLTSREAGSVGGQMVKKMIESYEKNL; via the coding sequence ATGTCAAATAGAAGTAATAGAGTATTAGTACCTGAAGCAAAGGAAGCATTAAATAAATTTAAAATGGAATCTTCTAGAGAAGTTGGAGTTAGCTTAAAAGAAGGTTACAATGGAGATTTAACAAGCAGAGAAGCTGGATCTGTAGGCGGACAGATGGTTAAGAAAATGATAGAATCTTACGAAAAAAATCTATAG